From Scleropages formosus chromosome 1, fSclFor1.1, whole genome shotgun sequence, a single genomic window includes:
- the LOC108933145 gene encoding cytospin-A produces MESNGSAVKSGRSLKRVPTTTSAKTSKSVSPKVKDWSGKNGQSRTESSPRRRRAVNAIPTGRQLPRTPPATERNERSRAPGSAREVEAPAGGTASRDSSPRHTVTGAASVVKKDCTHTQGARAPLPKDDFSTREMDEPQHDEELRKTTTRRPSTISATSKCVHLEELNPDCFIRGMQGYQWTTEDLEFVEHAKNERQIRQLQDELKMLQKHLKDEQHKLDLCLAIRDKVQADLAEIADFDRVVQLGRDFLSEKLDSAEVEAMDPKSVMSQIRLEDVQQAIRKEQSKAVVLEEKLARLQDLGSKEEETWQKEVEIQEKRISEKQARLSELEKESSDLKSELSQVEEALKLTQSEVESLKASTQTKLMEEEVDMTKILRRSKRIARRKENFLERETFLNKIRARK; encoded by the exons ATGGAGTCGAACGGGAGCGCGGTGAAAAGCGGGAGAAGTTTGAAAAGGGTACCGACTACGACTTCTGCCAAGACGAGCAAAAGCGTGAGCCCAAAGGTCAAGGACTGGAGCGGGAAAAACGGGCAGAGCCGCACGGAATCGAGccccaggaggaggagagccgTTAACGCCATCCCGACGGGGAGACAGTTGCCCCGAACTCCTCCCGCGACTGAGCGGAACGAGCGCTCGCGCGCACCAGGCAGCGCGCGCGAAGTGGAGGCGCCCGCTGGCGGCACAGCGTCTCGCGACTCTTCACCGCGCCACACAGTCACAGGCGCTGCTTCAGTAGTAAAGAAG gactgtacacacacacagggcgcCAGGGCTCCTCTGCCAAAAGATGACTTCAGTACGCGGGAAATGGATGAGCCGCAACACGATGAAGAGTTGAGGAAGACGACGACGCGAAGGCCGAGCACCATTTCTGCCACGAGCAAATGTG TGCATCTGGAGGAGTTGAATCCAGATTGCTTCATTAGAGGTATGCAGGGCTACCAATGGACCACAGAGGACCTGGAGTTTGTGGAGCACGCTAAAAATGAGAGACAAATCCGGCAGTTACAA GATGAActgaaaatgctgcagaagCATCTGAAGGATGAGCAGCATAAACTGGATCTTTGTCTAGCCATAAGAGACAAAGTACAGGCTGACCTGGCTGAG ATTGCTGATTTTGATCGGGTCGTACAACTGGGCAGAGACTTTCTCAGTGAGAAACTGGACTCAGCAGAAGTGGAGGCAATGGACCCCAAGTCTGTTATGTCACAAATCCGCCTTGAAGATGTCCAGCAGGCCATACGTAAAGAGCAGTCCAAAGCTGTGGTTCTGGAAGAGAAACTGGCAAGGTTGCAGGACCTCGGCAG TAAAGAAGAAGAAACGTGGCAGAAGGAAGTGGAAATCCAGGAGAAAAGAATCTCTGAGAAACAG GCAAGACTGAGTGAATTGGAAAAAGAATCATCTGATCTTAAGAGTGAATTGTCACAAGTggag GAGGCACTCAAGCTTACACAGAGTGAGGTGGAATCTCTGAAGGcttccacacagaccaagctaATGGAGGAAGAGGTAGACATGACCAAAATCCTGAGACGCTCCAAGAGAATTGCACGGAGGAAGGAGAACTTTCTAGAGCGagagacatttttaaacaaaatacgTGCTCGAAAGTGA